ATTCCATGATTTCCGAAGGTGACAGGGTGGCGGTGGGCGTCTCCGGGGGTAAGGACAGTATTGCGCTCCTTTACGTCCTGTCTTATCTGCGGGATTACTCGCATCTCTCTTTCGGGATCGAAGCGATTTTAATCGATCCCGGCTGGTGTACACCCGACTATAAGCCGCTCGCCGGTTACTGCGCCGGCGTGGGAGTGCCGTTGCATGTTGTCCGTCATCCGATAGCCGAAATAATCGATACCAAAGGAGAAAAAAGCGTCTGCTCCTTGTGCGCGAAACTGAGGTCCGGGGTCTTGAATACCACGGCCAAAGGATTGGGATGTAAACGGGTCGCCCTCGGCCACCATCTTGACGACGTCATTGAGACCTTTTTCTTAAACATGATTTACGGAGGATCGCTTAAACCCTTCAGGCCGGCGGTTTATCTGGACAGAATCGGGCTTCATCTAATCAGGCCGCTGATTTACTTGACGGAGCATACTCTGAGCATGCTGGCGGCGCGCGAAGGACTGCCGGTGCTGCCTCCCATGTGCCCTTACGCCGGAAAGACGGAACGGGCGGCGATGAAAGAGATTGTATGTCACATTACAGGGAAGTATCCTCAGTTCAAGCGGCGTTTTCGTTGCGCGATGGGGAATGTAAGCTTTGAAGACCTGTGGAACCAGAAGTCGGAAGCAGGAAGTCGGAAGTCGGAAGATAGAAGGTAGATCCCGGAACCCGGAACTCGCAATCTGGGATTATTTGACGGAGGGTAAGCTTGATAGTCGCGGGGATAGATATCGGATCGCTTTCGGCGGAAGCGGTCTTGCTGGAGAAAAAAAATATAATCGGCTACCGCATCATGCCCGTGGGGGCGGACAGCAGACGGGCGGCGGAGAGTGTTTTCGCGGCGGTGCTCGGAGATAAAGGCCTGTCCCGGGAGGATGTGGGCTATATCGTGGCTACGGGGTACGGGCGTGTAAGCGTGCCTTTTGCGGACCGGCAGGTTACGGAGATTACCTGCCATGGTCGGGGGGCGGTGTACGTCCTTCCCGGAAGCCGGACGGTTGTTGATATCGGCGGCCAGGATTCAAAGGCAATCCGCGTTAATGAGCGGGGAGCCGTCCAGGATTTTGCGATGAACGATAGATGTGCCGCAGGCACCGGGCGTTTTTTGGAAGTGATGGCGCGGGCGCTTGAAACCGACCTTGTCGGGTTCAATAAGCTGGCCGAAGCGGCGGAAAGGGCTTCGACCATCAGCAGCGTCTGTACCGTCTTCGCCGAGTCGGAAGTGGTTTCACTGATCAGCAGAGGGGTCCGCCGTTCAGAAATCGCCCTCGGACTGTGCGCGGCGGTTGCGGAGCGGGTGGCGGCTCTTGTGCATCGCGTGGGTCTTGGCGAAGAGGTGACGATGACCGGCGGTGTGGCCAAGAACAAATGCGTGGTGGAAGGTGTTTCGCAGAGACTTGGCGTAAGGGTTGCGGTGCCGCCGGAACCACAGATAATCGGGGCTCTCGGTGCGGCCCTGTTGGCATGGGGTCTTTTAATAGATGGCCCTAAAGAACCATACGATCATGGCGATTTCTATCCCGAGCTTGACGGCTGTGCCTCCGATGAATCCGAGCAGTGAGCCCATGCCGACCCGAAGTGCGCGACCCGATCTGCCGGAAGCTATCAACTCGGCAAGGAAGGCACCAAAAAAAGGGCCGAGCACGATGCCGGCGGGGGGCAGAATAAAGGCGCCGCAAAGGAGGCCGAGCCCGCCGCCCCAGATCGCCGCTTTTGAACCGCCGAATCGTTTTATGCCCCAGGCGTTTGACAGGTAATCTACAAGGAATGTCAGTACCACGGCAAGCGCCTGGCCGACGAAGAAATATGAAGGAAGATGATTGAAACCGGCGAACAGACCGTAAACTACCATCCCGGCAAGGATAAGCGGTGCTCCGGGAAGCACCGGGAGGATGGTGCCGGCCAAACCTGCCAGGAATAATATAACGGCGCCGATCAGTCCGATGGTGGACATGCTGTTTCTCCCGCAAGGGATTCAGTGAATACTTACCTTTAGACTAACAAATGCCGGTGGATGGGTCAAGCCAGGGATATGGCCGCCGGAAGGGACATAGTAAGAAAAAATACCCACAGAGATGTATAAATTAAGTCCTCAGTCGAAAGTCCTCGGTCCTCAATCCCGGAACGGGAGGAAACTAAGTCGGAAGTCCCCAGTTCCTGTTTCCGGACTTAGGACGCAGGACGTAGGACTTCGGACTTAATGTTCTGCCTCGGTGGTGAAAAATTTTGGTTTCGGATTATCCCGGTTAGATTCTGCTAATGAAAAATAGGGGAGAAGAATGGTAAACGCTGTTTTAACCGCGGAGCTTTTCATTCCGGGAGCCGCTTCCCTTAAGGAGAAGCGGGGGAGACTAAAAAGACTGCTGGAACGGCTGCGCCTGCGTTTTAACGTGGCTGTGGCGGAAGTGGGCGGGCAGAACACCTGGCAGAGGGCGACGCTTGCCGTGGCGGCCGTCGCCGGGGAAGTCGCCTGTATCCACAGGGTTTTACAGGAGGTGGTAGACTATATCGACGGCTACGGCGACACGATGTTGGCGGACTACCGGGTTGACCTTTACGGTTTTTATCTTGGCAGCGGGGATGAAGCGAACGCCGCCAAGGTCAACGGAGGCGGCTGCACCCTTATCACAGGCGGTGTCTTCAGCGGCAGGATCCTTTTTGCCGCATCGTTGCTGCACAGGTCTTCGCCGGTTGTGTACCTGTCGATGTCCAGCGGCGGTGGTGCCGCATACGAGACTGATCTTGACGTCCGGGCGCGCTTTCCGGCGCATTGGGAAACGGTTCAAGAACCCGGGGATCCCGCGCGCGCCATCCTGGATGTCCCGCCCGAAGCCGCGCTGGTGATTGGCTGCCTGGGAGGGTGGGTGGCCGGGCTGCTGGATAAAGACGAAACGGAGAATGACATCTACGCACTGGTCAACGGTATTATCAACGCTTTAAGAGCGCGTGAAGGGACGGTGCTGGCTGTCTCTGCCGAAGTCGGGATGGGTACCATGCCCGTCGACCCTCGCGAAAAAATTTACCGGAGGGTACTCGGCAAAATAAATCAGCAGCTTGCCGGGATGGCGGACAGTGTCTATCTGGTGGTTTGCGGGATTCCTCACCGCGTAAAACCTTAGGGATATATTCTTATCGGGAAAAATCTTCTTTGCTTAGAGGATTTTTGTCGCCTCGTGAAGAAAATTCTTAAGATATTTTTGGTTTAATCACACAAAGAAGCTTCCTTGTATAAAGGCATGGTGGGGGATGGGTTATGGCCGAAAAAAGGACTCCTAAGAAACCGGTGAACAGTTATCGGGAAGGCAATATCGTCAGCGCATTTGGTACCGATCTGATGCTCACGGGGGGCATATTCGTCCCCAACCTCCTCCTGCGCTTCTATAAAAAACTGGGAATCAGCGACACCGGAATGATGATCCTGCTGCAGCTCTTCCGTCTGAGAACCGAGGAATCGAGACTTCATGTCTCGGTGGCGGAACTGGCCGAATGCATGACGGTGGAAGAGCCGCTTTTGGCCCGTGAACTTCAAACGCTTCTGGACCGGAAGTTTCTCGCGGTTACCGAGTGCTACGACGGGCACCGCATAGTGGAGGGTTTCGATTTTCAGCCGCTTTTCGAAAAGATCTCCGAGGTTTGGGCCTGCGTAAAGGTAGAGGAGATCCAGGAGATACAAGAGTTGTTGAAGAAGGGGATGCGGGAAGCCGCTCCTGTCGATGAGGTTTTCAGCGAACTGTATCTGGCCTTCGAAAAGGAGTTCGGCAGGCCGCTGTCACCCATCGAAGCCGAACAGGTGCTTAAGTGGCGGCAGGAGACGGCGCCGACACTGGTACGCGAAGCACTCCGACGCGCCGTGCTTATGGGGAAACATAACTTCAAATACATCGGAACCATCCTCCTTGAATGGCGCAAGAATAACCTCCGGACCCTGACCGAGGTGGAAGAGTACGACCGTAACTACGAAGCCGGCCGCAGGCGAAAAGGGAAACGCAATCCTCCCGCCAAGGAAAAAGAAGCAAAGGAAGAACAGGAGAGAAGAAAAGCTCTGATTAAGTCGCTTTATCTCAGTTAAGAGGGGGACATGTGGTGGGGGATGTTTGTCAGGAGTGTGGTAACAGGGGGCTGATCCTGCGCGGCGATGCCGCCGTTCCCTGTGCCTGCGTTAAAGAGAAAGCAATGCGCGCCCGTTTCTCCCTCTCCCAGATGTCGCCTCTAATGCGTAAGCACACCTTTGATCGCTTTGACTTCCGTTATTACTCCCGCAGCCGGAAGGACGAGGATAAGGGAATCACCTTTCAGGAGTCCGCCAAACGTGCTTATAATGCGGCTAAGGAGTTTGTGACAATTTTTATGAAAGGGGAAGCCGGCGAGGGTTTGATCTTCACCGGCCAGGTCGGAACCGGGAAAAGTTTTCTGGCCTGCTGTATAGCCAACGCTCTTCTTGAAGCGGGGAAAGAGGTCCTTTTCGTGGTTGTACCGGACTTTCTCGACGAAATCCGGGCTACCTACGACGAAGAATCAGATGTACCGCTCAGCGAGCACGAACTCCTCGGCCTGGCAAGAGGCACACCCCTTTTAATACTTGATGACCTGGGCGCTTTCACTTACACCGATTGGGCCCGGCAGAAGATTTACTCCATTCTGAACCACCGCTTGAACCACCGCCTTCCGGTAGTAATCACCACTAACGTGGCCCTGGAAGAGCTTGAGGAGTATCTGGGGGCACGTACCACTTCCCGTATCATCGAAATCTGCCGGCCTTACCGGCTGATGGTGGAGAACGATATCCGTGCCGTCCGCCGCCACGAACGTGAGTCTAAACGCCGGTAAAGAGAGCGTAGCCGTCGCGGTTAGCATTGGTTGATGTTGCATGCCTATCTTTGCGCCAATATTTTAATTAAAGACTCCCTTCGACCTTCCCACCCAAATTTTGAAAACACAGTCTTTTATCTTGTGTGTGAATTGATTACACATTACAATGTCTCCGTGGCCTGTTCGAGGCTTAGGTTAAAGCTGTCGCCGAAAGGTTGATTCCTAATGTCATAGTTTGAAGTTTTATTCAAATATAGCTACTTTAACCTCAAAGACAGAGGCCATTTTGTAAATATGGATGTGGTCCTTCCTCCGGCAATGGCTCTGGAGGGTGGTATGACGGGTGTGGGCGAGGTTCCGGTTTACAAATGGGTAAGGGTCTTGGAAGGTGTTTCAATGAGATTGTTTTTTCAAAGCGTAAGACAATGCACGGTCGCAGTACATAATAAGATTTAGGTGTTCGAGAAGCCGCCTTAACCGGAAGTCCTGTTCGTCCGGCGCCGACGGAGTACCGCCGGGATAGCGCCGTATAATCCGCAGGCACAGGGAGAATCAGAATGAGCAACCCTTTTCATTTTTATACGGAGCACCACCTTATAAAGCTGCTGGGTTTAAAGGCAAGGAACCCCGCCGAATTGTTGGATGGGATAAAAAAGGTGCCGCAGTCTTCGATTTACTATCACACGCATAGGTTTTTGCAGCAGCATTTCTATCTTTCTCCTGAACCGCCCAATGATTTTGCCTACTGGTTTACCAACGTCCTTAACCTTGGGGATTTGGGCGAAGCATTTGCCAGTGTCGATACCGTCGAATTCAGGAGCATGGAAGCGTTAAGAAACAAGTTTATTGATATCCTGGAGGGGTACACGGCGAAAAACCCTGTGGTCTGTCCCGATGGACAGGAGTTTTATTTCATGGCCTGTAAGACCTTTATTCTCCCCACGCAGTACGTCGCCCAGAACCTTGAGGAATTTGCGGAAATGCTGGCCGGAACGAGCGTCAGTTCTTTATATTTTCATATCTTCGAAGCGCGGATGCGGCTCGGAAGGGATGAGAGTGATTTTGAAGCCTGGTTCAAGAGCCTGGGAGCGGACACGCTGGCCAAGGAGCTTTCCAGATTGGATCCCTATACCATAACGCTTGAAGGCCTAAGGGAAAAAATTATCAAAATGGTGAGGAAATATGCCGAACATTAATGATTATACAGCGGTAGTAGGCGAAAGCGTTATCAATGAGCTGTACCTTCTCGCGGAAAGGCTTCACAACCGGACGGTGAAAAATATCAATTCAACCGCCGTCGGCGGCGGCGTGGCCGAGATACTCACGCGAATGATCCCGCTGTTGAAACAGCTCGGGGTCAACGCCAGGTGGGACGTGATAAAGGGTAACGATAAGTTTTTTAACATCACCAAGAACATCCACAACGCCTTGCACGGCGCGAACGCCCAGGTTACCGGAGAAGACTGGGAATACCTTCTCGATGTGAACCGGGGAAACGCCGCCGAACTGGATCTTTCCGACGACATCATATTCATCCACGATCCGCAGCCGGTAGCGCTGGTGGAGGAGAAGCGGCGCGGCAACCGGGGGAAATGGATATGGCGGTGCCATATAGACGTCGCCAACCCCCGGCCGGAGGTTATGGCTTTCCTGAAACCGTATGTCGAGCGGTACGATTGCGCGGTTTTTTCGGCGCCGGCCTACTGCAGGGAGTTGGGGATCCCTCAGGTCCTGGTTTCTCCTTCGATTGATCCCCTGAGCGATAAAAACAAAGAACTGCCGGAAGAAACGGTAAGCGAGGTCCTGGCCCGTTTCGGTATTGACCGGGAGCGCCCCGTGGTTACCCAGATCTCCCGCTTCGACTATCTCAAAGATCCCGTGGGCGTGATAAAGGTCTACCAGAAAGTCAAGAAGCACGTCGACTGTCAGCTTATCCTTGCCGGGGGCGGCGCCACCGACGACCCGGAGGGCATGAAGGTCCTTGAAGAGGCCAGATCGTCCGCCGCGGACGACCCGGACATCCATATCGTCTTCCTCCCGCCGGGCAGCGACATCGAAATCAACGCCCTGCAAAGGGCTTCGACGGTCATACTTCAGAAGTCGTTGAAGGAAGGGTTCGGGCTTACGGTCTCGGAGGCGCTGTGGAAGACCAGGCCGGTCATCGCGTCCGCGGTGGGCGGCATACCGCTGCAGATCAAACACAAGCACTCAGGCATCCTTACGTATTCCATAGACGGTACGGCACATTATTTAAAACAATTGCTACAAGAGCCTAAATACGCGCGGAACCTCGGCCTCAACGGCAAAGAACACGTAAAGAACAACTTCCTTATTACACGGCACATCCGTGACTACCTTCTCCTGTTCCTTTCGCTTTACTACGAAGGCGATGTTGTTCGGCTCTGAGGTCGATCAGACGGTGTAAACGCGCTGGGGGGCGGCGTTTCACCAAAAAACGGCATGCCTGCGAGCTATCAACGAATAGCTCATGAACTTAAAGGGGGCCGATTTCAGGCCCCCATTTTTTTGCCCGTCCTTTGTTTCTGATTAGTCTATTAAATTGATAATGCATAAAAAAACGCATTCACTGGTTAAAATAGCTCTCTGGAGAGCGTTTAAAGCATCGGGAAGAGATAATCAGGCTCTCTTATCGCGAATAAAGGGATGGCCAGCAAGATTAAAGCGACATTTTGTGAAGCCGGGCGCCGGGAAATCCGGTCTCCCGCTTGTTAAGTGCCGCTGGCGAGCGGCCTATCGGGAAAGGAGGACATGATGAAAACACGAATAATACTTTTCCTGATTTTGTTGCTGCTGGGTTGTTGCACTTCAGCGGCGGCGGGTGAAGGAAAATGGTACAAGGTTGCCACCGGCGACACGTTGTGGGCGATAAGCACAGGGCACGGGACAACCGTTACGGCTATTATGGAGGCCAACGAACTCGACAGCGACCTGATTCTTCCGGGGCAGATGCTCAGTATTCCGGCGGATACGGGCGCCGCGTCAGCCTGGGACGACCTTTGGCTCATGGCGCATATAATTAACGCTGAGGCCAGAGGGGAAGACTTTTTGGGCAAGGTGGCGGTGGGCGCCGTGATAGTCAACCGGCTGCGCCACCCTGCTTTCCCGAAAACAACGCACGGTGTAATATTTCAGTGCACTAACGGCGTTTTCGAATTTACTCCGGTGGCGGACGGTTCGATTAACCTTGAACCGGACGATCAAGCGTTCCAGGCTGCCCGGGCGGCCCTGGACGGCGTTGATCCCACAAACGGTGCGTTGTTTTTCTACAACCCGGAAACTGCGGAGGATCGCTGGATTCGAACCCTTCCCATCACCGCAAGCATCGGAAACCACGTGTTTGCCACAAACAGTTTCACAAGCACATAAGAGGAGTTGGAGGCCGCTTAAAGCGGCCTTGCTTTTCTGTGCCCGGCATGGGTGTTGCCTATAAGGTGGAAGTCCTGAGCGACGAAGGTAGCAGTAGTCGTTAGCCTAAGGCAAGGGTGTCCGCCGTGAGGCGGAATCTGAAAGAAGCCGGCGGCAAGCCTCCGGCCCGAGGACCACCAACCCCAGGCGAGGCTAGTGGCAGTTGGATGAGCTTGCAAGACAAAGCGAAGTCCTTGCTACCGAAGGCTGCCGAGAGTAAATGGGGCGGGTAGATGGAGGGAAAGGCAACGCACTTACCCGGGGAGACCTGCCGGATATGCCGAGTAATTTGGTAACCCGTGCCGGAAGGTATGGTTGAACCGGCAGGAGTCAGCAGAGGTCATAGTACCCCACCGGAGACGTCCGGGAGGGGAAGGACCGAACATAAGGAAAGGGAAGCACGCAATGAGTTCGCGGGAAGAGCGAAGAAAGCCGAAAATCCTTAAAGGGAGCTACCCACAGGAGGAAGCGGTGAATACGCGGGGGACTGTGGGAGCGCAGAGTTCTTTCCCGGCACAAGTTACGGAGCGACCCGGCGGAAACGGTACTGACCTGATGGAGAAGGTGGTGGAGCGAAGCTATGGTTTCAGGCCGGGGCGGAACGCCTATCAGGCGGTAAAGCGGGCGCAGTCATACATTCGGCAAGGATATCGGTACGTAGTTGACCTGGACGTGGAGAAGTTCTTTGACCGGGTCAACCACGACATCCTAATGGGCAGGGTAGCGCGGAAGGTGAAGGACAAGAGGGTTCTGATGATAATCCGACGCTACTTACAGTCCGGAGTGATGCTCAACGGGTGCTAGGTCCGTAGTGAAGAAGGGACGCCACAAGGCGGTCCAATAAGCAACATTATCCTCGATGACTTGGACAAAGAACTGGAGCGGCGTGGCTACAGGTACGTCCGTTATGCGGATGACTGTAACATCTACGTCAAGAGCCAGCGCGCTGGCTTAAGAGTGATGGAGAGCGTGCGCCGGTTCACAGAAGGGCGGCTCAAGCTGAAGATCAACCTGCATAAAAGCGCCGTTGACCGGCCCTGGCGAGGAAATTACTGGGCTTCTCCTTTACCTGGGGAGAAGAGCCACGCATCCGCCTTGCGCCGAAGACGGTTCAGCGGTTCAAAGAGCGAACACTCCAGCTCACTAAGCGGAGCTGGAGTATTAGCCTAACGGACCGCCTGGAACGGTTAAACGCCTATCTTAAGGGATGGATTGGCTACTTCCGTCTGGCAGATACCTATAGTATCTTTCAG
This window of the Bacillota bacterium genome carries:
- a CDS encoding ATP-binding protein, with product MEKSWRKWFLTDVKRAIREYSMISEGDRVAVGVSGGKDSIALLYVLSYLRDYSHLSFGIEAILIDPGWCTPDYKPLAGYCAGVGVPLHVVRHPIAEIIDTKGEKSVCSLCAKLRSGVLNTTAKGLGCKRVALGHHLDDVIETFFLNMIYGGSLKPFRPAVYLDRIGLHLIRPLIYLTEHTLSMLAAREGLPVLPPMCPYAGKTERAAMKEIVCHITGKYPQFKRRFRCAMGNVSFEDLWNQKSEAGSRKSEDRR
- a CDS encoding acyl-CoA dehydratase activase; this translates as MIVAGIDIGSLSAEAVLLEKKNIIGYRIMPVGADSRRAAESVFAAVLGDKGLSREDVGYIVATGYGRVSVPFADRQVTEITCHGRGAVYVLPGSRTVVDIGGQDSKAIRVNERGAVQDFAMNDRCAAGTGRFLEVMARALETDLVGFNKLAEAAERASTISSVCTVFAESEVVSLISRGVRRSEIALGLCAAVAERVAALVHRVGLGEEVTMTGGVAKNKCVVEGVSQRLGVRVAVPPEPQIIGALGAALLAWGLLIDGPKEPYDHGDFYPELDGCASDESEQ
- a CDS encoding DUF456 domain-containing protein, encoding MSTIGLIGAVILFLAGLAGTILPVLPGAPLILAGMVVYGLFAGFNHLPSYFFVGQALAVVLTFLVDYLSNAWGIKRFGGSKAAIWGGGLGLLCGAFILPPAGIVLGPFFGAFLAELIASGRSGRALRVGMGSLLGFIGGTAVKLGIEIAMIVWFFRAIY
- a CDS encoding bifunctional adenosylcobinamide kinase/adenosylcobinamide-phosphate guanylyltransferase, with translation MVNAVLTAELFIPGAASLKEKRGRLKRLLERLRLRFNVAVAEVGGQNTWQRATLAVAAVAGEVACIHRVLQEVVDYIDGYGDTMLADYRVDLYGFYLGSGDEANAAKVNGGGCTLITGGVFSGRILFAASLLHRSSPVVYLSMSSGGGAAYETDLDVRARFPAHWETVQEPGDPARAILDVPPEAALVIGCLGGWVAGLLDKDETENDIYALVNGIINALRAREGTVLAVSAEVGMGTMPVDPREKIYRRVLGKINQQLAGMADSVYLVVCGIPHRVKP
- a CDS encoding DnaD domain protein; translated protein: MAEKRTPKKPVNSYREGNIVSAFGTDLMLTGGIFVPNLLLRFYKKLGISDTGMMILLQLFRLRTEESRLHVSVAELAECMTVEEPLLARELQTLLDRKFLAVTECYDGHRIVEGFDFQPLFEKISEVWACVKVEEIQEIQELLKKGMREAAPVDEVFSELYLAFEKEFGRPLSPIEAEQVLKWRQETAPTLVREALRRAVLMGKHNFKYIGTILLEWRKNNLRTLTEVEEYDRNYEAGRRRKGKRNPPAKEKEAKEEQERRKALIKSLYLS
- a CDS encoding ATP-binding protein; the protein is MGDVCQECGNRGLILRGDAAVPCACVKEKAMRARFSLSQMSPLMRKHTFDRFDFRYYSRSRKDEDKGITFQESAKRAYNAAKEFVTIFMKGEAGEGLIFTGQVGTGKSFLACCIANALLEAGKEVLFVVVPDFLDEIRATYDEESDVPLSEHELLGLARGTPLLILDDLGAFTYTDWARQKIYSILNHRLNHRLPVVITTNVALEELEEYLGARTTSRIIEICRPYRLMVENDIRAVRRHERESKRR
- a CDS encoding DUF5752 family protein; protein product: MSNPFHFYTEHHLIKLLGLKARNPAELLDGIKKVPQSSIYYHTHRFLQQHFYLSPEPPNDFAYWFTNVLNLGDLGEAFASVDTVEFRSMEALRNKFIDILEGYTAKNPVVCPDGQEFYFMACKTFILPTQYVAQNLEEFAEMLAGTSVSSLYFHIFEARMRLGRDESDFEAWFKSLGADTLAKELSRLDPYTITLEGLREKIIKMVRKYAEH
- a CDS encoding glycosyltransferase, whose amino-acid sequence is MPNINDYTAVVGESVINELYLLAERLHNRTVKNINSTAVGGGVAEILTRMIPLLKQLGVNARWDVIKGNDKFFNITKNIHNALHGANAQVTGEDWEYLLDVNRGNAAELDLSDDIIFIHDPQPVALVEEKRRGNRGKWIWRCHIDVANPRPEVMAFLKPYVERYDCAVFSAPAYCRELGIPQVLVSPSIDPLSDKNKELPEETVSEVLARFGIDRERPVVTQISRFDYLKDPVGVIKVYQKVKKHVDCQLILAGGGATDDPEGMKVLEEARSSAADDPDIHIVFLPPGSDIEINALQRASTVILQKSLKEGFGLTVSEALWKTRPVIASAVGGIPLQIKHKHSGILTYSIDGTAHYLKQLLQEPKYARNLGLNGKEHVKNNFLITRHIRDYLLLFLSLYYEGDVVRL
- a CDS encoding cell wall hydrolase → MMKTRIILFLILLLLGCCTSAAAGEGKWYKVATGDTLWAISTGHGTTVTAIMEANELDSDLILPGQMLSIPADTGAASAWDDLWLMAHIINAEARGEDFLGKVAVGAVIVNRLRHPAFPKTTHGVIFQCTNGVFEFTPVADGSINLEPDDQAFQAARAALDGVDPTNGALFFYNPETAEDRWIRTLPITASIGNHVFATNSFTST